One stretch of Aeromicrobium fastidiosum DNA includes these proteins:
- a CDS encoding GuaB1 family IMP dehydrogenase-related protein has translation MKFLNDLQPSHDLTYNDVFMVPGRSDVISRFDVDLATADGTGTTLPLVVANMTAVSGRRMAETIARRGGIAIIPQDIPLDIVAATVARVKSAHTVYDTPVTVSPTTTVGEAMSLIPKRAHGAVVVVEDGRVLGVVTERDGAEVDRFAQVREVMTAEVLTFEAGQDPRTCFDAMSAHHVDVAPVVDGGRLVGVLTRKAALRSTIYEPAVDPEGHLVIGAAVGINGDVSRKAEALLAMGIDVLVVDTAHGHQDKMLEALPLVAVARNAHAAATGRRVPIAAGNVVSAAGVRDLVAAGADIVKVGVGPGAMCTTRMMTGVGRPQFSAVLECAEAARVAGAHVWADGGVRYPRDVALALAAGAASVMIGSWFAGTLESPGDLRTGPDGRPYKESFGMASARAVSNRTRDAAGFERARMGLFEEGISSSRMFLDPDRPGVEDLVDQIIAGVRSSATYAGARSIEEFHDRAVVGLQSSAGYDEGRPLSTSWT, from the coding sequence GTGAAGTTCCTCAACGACCTGCAGCCCTCCCACGACCTCACGTACAACGACGTGTTCATGGTCCCCGGCCGCTCCGACGTCATCAGCCGCTTCGACGTCGACCTCGCGACGGCCGACGGGACGGGCACGACGCTGCCCCTCGTCGTGGCCAACATGACCGCCGTCTCCGGACGTCGCATGGCCGAGACGATCGCCCGCCGCGGCGGCATCGCGATCATCCCGCAGGACATCCCGCTCGACATCGTCGCCGCGACGGTCGCCCGCGTGAAGTCCGCCCACACGGTCTACGACACGCCCGTCACGGTGTCGCCCACGACGACGGTCGGCGAGGCCATGAGCCTCATCCCGAAGCGGGCACACGGCGCCGTGGTCGTCGTCGAGGACGGCCGCGTGCTGGGCGTCGTCACGGAGCGTGACGGTGCCGAGGTCGACCGCTTCGCGCAGGTGCGCGAGGTCATGACGGCCGAGGTGCTGACCTTCGAGGCCGGTCAGGACCCGCGGACGTGCTTCGACGCCATGAGCGCGCACCACGTCGACGTCGCGCCGGTGGTCGACGGCGGCCGGCTGGTGGGCGTGCTGACCCGCAAGGCGGCCCTGCGGTCGACGATCTACGAACCCGCCGTCGACCCCGAGGGACACCTCGTGATCGGCGCCGCGGTCGGCATCAACGGCGACGTGTCGCGCAAGGCCGAGGCGCTGCTCGCGATGGGCATCGACGTCCTCGTCGTCGACACCGCGCACGGTCACCAGGACAAGATGCTCGAGGCCCTGCCGCTCGTCGCGGTCGCCCGCAACGCCCACGCGGCGGCGACGGGCCGGCGCGTCCCCATAGCGGCGGGCAACGTCGTGTCGGCAGCGGGCGTGCGCGACCTCGTCGCCGCCGGTGCCGACATCGTCAAGGTCGGTGTCGGACCGGGTGCGATGTGCACGACCCGCATGATGACGGGCGTCGGACGTCCCCAGTTCTCCGCGGTGCTCGAGTGCGCCGAGGCGGCCCGGGTCGCCGGTGCCCACGTCTGGGCCGACGGCGGCGTCCGCTACCCCCGCGACGTCGCGCTGGCACTGGCTGCGGGGGCCGCGAGCGTCATGATCGGCTCGTGGTTCGCCGGCACCCTCGAGAGCCCCGGCGACCTGCGGACCGGGCCCGACGGACGTCCCTACAAGGAGTCGTTCGGCATGGCCTCGGCGCGCGCGGTGTCCAATCGCACCCGCGACGCCGCGGGGTTCGAGCGGGCGCGCATGGGACTGTTCGAGGAGGGCATCTCGTCATCGCGGATGTTCCTCGACCCCGACCGTCCCGGCGTCGAGGACCTCGTCGACCAGATCATCGCGGGCGTGCGGTCGAGCGCGACGTACGCGGGCGCGCGGTCGATCGAGGAGTTCCACGACCGGGCGGTCGTCGGCCTGCAGAGCTCGGCCGGCTACGACGAGGGACGACCGCTCAGCACGTCCTGGACCTGA
- a CDS encoding energy-coupling factor transporter transmembrane component T family protein — MNELLSAYRPGSTLLHGLPAGPKLGLLALYGVATVVATGPWTATGFLLFSLLLVAWVRIPVRTTLRALRPLLLVVVLVTAFQVWQRGWPTAVHVVGDLLALFIAALVFTATTRIDAMLDAIVRGLGPFRRLGVNPEKVALGFSLMLGALPGVMTIAHETRAAAKARGLERNPRALLVPMAIRTVARAYDTGAALHARGIGDD, encoded by the coding sequence GTGAACGAGCTGCTGAGCGCCTACCGACCCGGGTCGACGCTGCTGCATGGCCTCCCGGCCGGCCCCAAGCTGGGTCTCCTGGCCCTCTACGGCGTCGCGACCGTCGTGGCCACCGGGCCGTGGACGGCCACGGGGTTCCTGCTGTTCTCGCTGCTGCTCGTGGCCTGGGTCCGCATCCCGGTGCGGACGACCCTGCGCGCGTTGCGGCCGCTGCTGCTCGTCGTGGTGCTCGTGACGGCGTTCCAGGTGTGGCAGCGGGGGTGGCCGACCGCGGTGCACGTCGTCGGCGACCTGCTGGCGCTGTTCATCGCGGCGCTCGTGTTCACCGCGACGACCCGCATCGACGCGATGCTCGACGCGATCGTCCGCGGCCTCGGACCGTTCCGCCGCCTCGGCGTCAACCCCGAGAAGGTCGCCCTGGGGTTCTCGCTGATGCTGGGCGCATTGCCGGGCGTCATGACGATCGCGCACGAGACTCGCGCCGCCGCCAAGGCCCGGGGCCTCGAGCGCAACCCCCGGGCCCTGCTCGTGCCCATGGCGATCCGCACCGTCGCGCGCGCCTACGACACCGGCGCGGCCCTCCACGCCCGCGGCATCGGCGACGACTGA
- a CDS encoding sensor histidine kinase, producing MDNLLTALVAAAALVAVPAFARWWLLARRPSLGTPEDRATFETLHTTALAAPALRRGLDAESAARSLPHVRTLLGAPTVAITDTERPLAWDGPGSHDDVADLMRAAIDSGTTRASGRAIVAPLAVEDRVVGSVVVLADDASAGLARATTEVARWMSSQLELAELATSRTALMEAELRALRAQISPHFIYNSLGAIASFVRTDPERARELLLEFADFTRYSFRQHGEFTTLAEELRSIERYLVLEKARFGDRLRVVTLIAPEVLSVTLPFLSVQPLVENAVRHGLESRAGNGTITVTAMDTGHECLITIEDDGAGVDPEVVRAALSGQNPSASVGLANVDERMRTVYGNAYGIVVETAPGFGTKVTLRVPKFSPDVDAAAP from the coding sequence ATGGACAACCTCCTGACGGCGCTGGTCGCGGCGGCTGCACTGGTCGCCGTCCCGGCGTTCGCCCGGTGGTGGCTCCTGGCACGCAGGCCCAGCCTCGGCACCCCCGAGGACCGTGCCACGTTCGAGACCCTCCACACCACGGCCCTCGCCGCGCCGGCCCTGCGCCGCGGGCTCGACGCCGAGAGCGCCGCCAGGTCGCTGCCCCACGTCCGGACGCTCCTGGGCGCGCCCACCGTCGCCATCACCGACACCGAACGGCCCCTCGCGTGGGACGGCCCCGGCAGCCACGACGACGTCGCCGACCTCATGCGGGCCGCGATCGACAGCGGCACGACCCGTGCGTCCGGACGCGCGATCGTGGCACCCCTCGCGGTCGAGGACCGGGTCGTCGGCAGCGTCGTGGTCCTGGCCGACGACGCCTCCGCGGGCCTCGCCCGGGCCACGACCGAGGTCGCCCGGTGGATGTCGAGCCAGCTCGAGCTGGCCGAGCTGGCGACCTCCCGCACCGCGCTGATGGAGGCCGAGCTGCGGGCGCTGCGCGCGCAGATCTCGCCCCACTTCATCTACAACTCGCTCGGCGCGATCGCCTCCTTCGTCCGCACCGATCCCGAGCGGGCCCGCGAGCTGCTGCTCGAGTTCGCGGACTTCACCCGCTACTCGTTCCGCCAGCACGGCGAGTTCACGACCCTGGCCGAGGAGCTGCGCTCGATCGAGCGCTACCTCGTGCTCGAGAAGGCCCGCTTCGGCGACCGGCTCCGGGTCGTCACGCTGATCGCCCCCGAGGTGCTGAGCGTGACCCTGCCGTTCCTGTCGGTGCAGCCGCTGGTCGAGAACGCCGTCCGGCACGGCCTGGAGAGCCGCGCCGGCAACGGCACCATCACGGTCACCGCGATGGACACCGGCCACGAGTGCCTCATCACGATCGAGGACGACGGCGCGGGCGTCGACCCCGAGGTCGTCCGCGCCGCCCTTTCGGGCCAGAACCCCAGCGCGTCGGTGGGGCTGGCGAACGTCGATGAGCGCATGCGGACGGTCTACGGCAACGCGTACGGCATCGTCGTGGAGACCGCCCCGGGCTTCGGCACGAAGGTCACGCTGCGGGTGCCGAAGTTCTCCCCCGACGTCGACGCGGCGGCACCCTGA
- a CDS encoding biotin transporter BioY has protein sequence MSTTTRRTTRGLSTTDLALVATFAALIAVCAILPAISTGSGTPFTLQMFAIFLAGAVLGGVRGFLAVVLYLAVGTAGLPIFAQGAAGPATWAGVTGGYLLAFPLAALIVGLVAARLARAKPATFIVVVSVVAAIVTLAVVGTLGTLGMAAKLDVSLKVAWGYATPFFVYDIIKGVLAAIVAASVHRAFPQLTARR, from the coding sequence ATGAGTACGACCACCCGCCGCACGACCCGCGGCCTCAGCACGACCGATCTCGCTCTCGTCGCGACCTTCGCGGCCCTCATCGCGGTGTGCGCAATCCTGCCGGCCATCAGCACCGGGTCGGGCACCCCGTTCACGCTGCAGATGTTCGCGATCTTCCTCGCCGGTGCCGTCCTTGGCGGCGTGCGCGGCTTCCTGGCCGTCGTGCTCTACCTCGCGGTCGGCACCGCCGGCCTGCCGATCTTCGCGCAGGGGGCGGCCGGCCCCGCCACGTGGGCAGGGGTCACGGGCGGATACCTGCTGGCCTTCCCGCTGGCGGCCCTCATCGTCGGACTGGTCGCCGCGCGCCTGGCCCGCGCCAAGCCCGCGACGTTCATCGTCGTGGTCTCGGTCGTCGCGGCGATCGTGACGCTCGCCGTCGTCGGCACGCTCGGAACCCTCGGGATGGCCGCGAAGCTCGACGTCAGCCTGAAGGTCGCCTGGGGCTACGCGACACCGTTCTTCGTCTACGACATCATCAAGGGTGTGCTCGCCGCCATCGTCGCTGCCTCCGTGCATCGCGCCTTTCCCCAGCTGACCGCCCGGCGCTGA
- a CDS encoding energy-coupling factor ABC transporter ATP-binding protein: MTTPDGELVLLQPMSLTLAEHRIGLIGGNGSGKSTFARLLNGLVEPTTGHVTIDGLDTVDDGPAVRRAVGFVFTDPGAQLVMPTCLEDVALSLRRTVKDRAARRAEALAILEAIGLGDKADTSVHALSGGQKQMLALAGVLATSPRVLVADEPTTLLDLRNTAIVADRLFSLSQQLVLVTHDLDLARRCDRVLVIDDAQVVFDGDPDAAVEHYRASVLS, translated from the coding sequence GTGACGACTCCCGACGGCGAGCTCGTCCTGCTGCAGCCCATGTCGCTGACGCTGGCGGAGCACCGCATCGGGCTGATCGGCGGCAACGGCTCAGGCAAGTCGACGTTCGCCCGGTTGCTCAACGGGCTGGTCGAGCCGACGACGGGGCACGTGACGATCGACGGTCTCGACACCGTCGACGACGGCCCGGCCGTCCGACGCGCCGTCGGGTTCGTGTTCACCGATCCCGGTGCCCAGCTCGTCATGCCGACCTGCCTCGAGGACGTCGCGCTGTCGTTGCGCCGCACGGTCAAGGACCGCGCGGCACGTCGCGCCGAGGCGCTCGCGATCCTCGAGGCCATCGGGCTGGGCGACAAGGCCGACACCAGCGTCCACGCCCTGTCCGGGGGGCAGAAGCAGATGCTGGCCCTGGCCGGCGTGCTGGCGACGTCTCCCCGCGTGCTGGTGGCGGACGAGCCCACGACGTTGCTCGACCTGCGCAACACCGCGATCGTGGCCGACCGTCTGTTCTCGCTGTCGCAGCAGCTCGTGCTCGTCACGCACGACCTCGACCTCGCACGGCGCTGCGACCGGGTGCTCGTGATCGACGACGCGCAGGTCGTCTTCGACGGCGATCCCGACGCCGCGGTCGAGCACTACCGGGCGAGCGTCCTGTCGTGA
- a CDS encoding glycosyltransferase family 4 protein, with the protein MTSPDTTTVWLFGPIPPPVHGAARVTQQVREGVEATSTRLVAIDTGGGAGLVPRLRQMIGGLLRLAVPRRGSGRGSVYIGGAGGPTLWYQAVVVLLGRLTGRRVVFHHHSYAYVDRTMPAMRALTRAGGRRLTHVALCEGMGEGLRARYPSVGDVRVCSNAGLMAAPGPLAQADAGRTIVLGHLSNLSVDKGLADVIDTLRRAVAAGLDVRLLLGGPPATPEAEALVADAVAELGDALTVLGRVERDGIDAFYEQIDVFVFPSRYVHEAEPLVVLDASRHGVPTIACAVGCLPGMVAPQHLVPVDADFAEAAVAAIGDLGSVAAHGVAERFVQRRDAALTAQAELVDWLRHRT; encoded by the coding sequence GTGACCTCTCCCGACACGACCACGGTGTGGCTGTTCGGCCCCATCCCTCCGCCGGTGCACGGTGCCGCGCGCGTCACCCAGCAGGTGCGCGAGGGTGTCGAGGCCACGTCGACGCGCCTCGTCGCGATCGACACAGGGGGCGGAGCCGGCCTGGTGCCGCGCCTGCGGCAGATGATCGGCGGCCTGCTCCGTCTTGCCGTGCCGCGTCGTGGGTCCGGTCGCGGATCGGTCTACATCGGCGGTGCCGGGGGTCCGACGCTCTGGTACCAGGCGGTCGTGGTGCTCCTCGGACGCCTCACGGGCCGTCGCGTCGTCTTCCACCACCACTCGTACGCGTACGTCGACCGGACGATGCCGGCGATGCGCGCCCTGACCCGCGCAGGCGGACGTCGGCTGACCCACGTCGCGCTGTGCGAGGGCATGGGGGAGGGGCTGCGCGCCCGCTACCCGTCGGTCGGGGACGTCCGAGTGTGCTCCAACGCGGGCCTGATGGCCGCGCCGGGCCCCCTGGCCCAGGCGGATGCCGGCCGCACCATCGTCCTCGGACACCTCAGCAACCTGTCGGTCGACAAGGGCCTGGCCGACGTGATCGACACGCTGCGCAGGGCCGTGGCGGCAGGGCTCGACGTCCGGCTGCTGCTCGGCGGCCCCCCGGCCACGCCGGAGGCCGAGGCTCTCGTGGCCGACGCCGTCGCCGAGCTGGGGGACGCGCTGACCGTGCTGGGGCGGGTCGAGCGCGACGGCATCGACGCGTTCTACGAGCAGATCGACGTGTTCGTGTTCCCGAGCCGCTACGTCCACGAGGCCGAGCCGCTCGTCGTGCTCGACGCGTCACGGCACGGCGTGCCGACCATCGCCTGCGCGGTCGGCTGCCTGCCCGGCATGGTGGCACCGCAGCACCTCGTGCCGGTCGACGCCGACTTCGCGGAGGCTGCTGTCGCGGCGATCGGCGACCTGGGCTCGGTGGCCGCGCACGGCGTGGCCGAACGCTTCGTTCAGCGCCGGGACGCGGCGCTGACCGCTCAGGCCGAGCTGGTCGACTGGCTGCGTCACCGCACCTGA
- a CDS encoding glycosyltransferase encodes MTDVRTTTLIVEPDPGGHHFQAVSTVSGLACRTGPVVLLTSRGATSTRAFAEHLGDRVARGEVTAVEEFDEKYPSTAAMAGAAGRWCRDAGSAVGAPVGTLMLMDGDQALKRWWFVAPRQLRGLRPRPRVIFMLTRYPARLALTDLTGWRLRGPKAVLTVMAMATRSLHRAVGFSGREDQAAGWIVKRVRDPHYCSAHSRDRDEHRALLGLPAERALVGIFGSVDARKNPPMVLDAMKAAGIDATLVVAGGFDDEVRAWAAALGETDRARVFLRDEFLDNDVLDRFVASVDVVPLALTNNGPSGIMGKAQAAGVPVVTAGSRVRAREVELTGTGIACDFTVEALGDAMRRALAGEVVGVVGVGDGTPVDEVSADEFAMTLLGVDAEGRPYDRRRATTGGRR; translated from the coding sequence ATGACCGATGTCCGGACCACGACCCTGATCGTGGAGCCCGACCCCGGTGGGCACCACTTCCAGGCCGTCTCGACGGTCTCCGGACTGGCCTGCCGCACGGGCCCGGTCGTCCTGCTGACGAGTCGCGGGGCGACGTCGACCCGGGCGTTCGCGGAGCACCTCGGCGACCGCGTCGCCCGCGGTGAGGTGACGGCCGTCGAGGAGTTCGACGAGAAGTACCCCTCGACCGCGGCGATGGCCGGGGCCGCGGGTCGGTGGTGCCGCGACGCCGGATCCGCCGTCGGCGCTCCCGTCGGCACCCTGATGCTGATGGACGGCGACCAGGCGCTCAAGCGGTGGTGGTTCGTCGCGCCCCGCCAGCTGCGCGGTCTGCGGCCGCGTCCCCGGGTCATCTTCATGCTCACCCGCTACCCCGCCCGCCTCGCGCTGACCGACCTGACGGGCTGGCGGCTGCGCGGGCCCAAGGCCGTGCTCACGGTCATGGCCATGGCGACCCGCAGCCTGCACCGCGCCGTGGGCTTCAGCGGCCGCGAGGACCAGGCCGCGGGCTGGATCGTCAAGCGGGTCCGCGACCCCCACTACTGCTCGGCCCACTCGCGCGACCGGGACGAGCACCGGGCCCTGCTGGGCCTGCCCGCCGAGCGTGCCCTGGTCGGCATCTTCGGATCGGTCGACGCCCGCAAGAACCCGCCGATGGTCCTCGATGCCATGAAGGCCGCCGGCATCGACGCGACGCTGGTCGTGGCGGGCGGCTTCGACGACGAGGTGCGCGCGTGGGCGGCTGCGCTCGGCGAGACCGATCGGGCGCGGGTCTTCCTGCGCGACGAGTTCCTCGACAACGACGTGCTCGACCGCTTCGTGGCATCGGTCGACGTCGTGCCGCTCGCGCTGACCAACAACGGTCCGAGCGGCATCATGGGCAAGGCCCAGGCCGCGGGCGTCCCCGTCGTGACGGCGGGCTCGCGGGTGCGGGCGCGCGAGGTCGAGCTCACGGGCACCGGCATCGCCTGCGACTTCACGGTCGAGGCCCTGGGCGACGCGATGCGACGTGCGCTCGCCGGCGAGGTCGTCGGCGTCGTCGGGGTCGGCGACGGCACGCCGGTCGACGAGGTCTCGGCCGACGAGTTCGCGATGACGCTGCTGGGCGTCGACGCCGAGGGACGCCCCTACGACCGCCGCCGTGCCACGACCGGAGGTCGCCGATGA
- a CDS encoding TetR/AcrR family transcriptional regulator C-terminal domain-containing protein, whose protein sequence is MRYRRSDVVERAVTVLDQHGLADLSMRRIASELGLQPSALYHHFASKQVLLAAVADEILDRGARTPHDQLAWDAAVVAICHELRDAMLAYRDGAELVATVHAFGLGTRSPVGPLVAALGRGGFALDFAHAAATTLVHFVFGHVSDEQTHLQADSVGALGDTEIRPGAGSFDLGLSLILDGVRQQQPGQVQDVLSGRPSS, encoded by the coding sequence GTGCGCTATCGCAGGAGCGATGTCGTCGAGCGTGCCGTGACGGTGCTCGACCAGCACGGCCTGGCCGATCTGTCGATGCGCCGCATCGCCTCCGAGCTGGGCCTGCAGCCGTCGGCGCTCTACCACCACTTCGCCAGCAAGCAGGTGCTGCTGGCGGCCGTCGCCGACGAGATCCTCGACCGCGGTGCACGCACGCCGCACGACCAGCTGGCCTGGGACGCCGCGGTCGTCGCGATCTGCCACGAGCTGCGCGACGCGATGCTCGCGTACCGCGACGGGGCCGAGCTGGTCGCGACGGTGCACGCCTTCGGCCTGGGCACGCGGTCGCCGGTCGGCCCGCTGGTGGCGGCGCTCGGCCGTGGGGGGTTCGCGCTCGACTTCGCTCACGCCGCGGCCACCACGCTGGTGCACTTCGTGTTCGGCCACGTCTCCGACGAGCAGACGCACCTGCAGGCCGACAGCGTCGGCGCGCTCGGCGACACCGAGATCCGTCCGGGCGCGGGATCGTTCGACCTCGGCCTGTCGCTGATCCTCGACGGCGTCAGGCAGCAGCAGCCGGGTCAGGTCCAGGACGTGCTGAGCGGTCGTCCCTCGTCGTAG
- a CDS encoding LytTR family DNA-binding domain-containing protein: MSRSTVAHAEAQGDYVRLHVEDGSSHLIRTPLGTLADEWADAGFVRIHRSIVVNLAHVREVRVQAGRCSVVVPSGDDTIELQVARRHTRALRDLIHERAL, translated from the coding sequence GTGTCGCGATCGACGGTCGCGCACGCAGAGGCACAGGGCGACTACGTGCGCCTGCACGTCGAGGACGGGTCGAGCCACCTCATCCGCACCCCGCTCGGCACCCTGGCCGACGAGTGGGCCGATGCCGGGTTCGTCCGCATCCACCGCAGCATCGTGGTCAACCTCGCACACGTCCGTGAGGTCCGCGTGCAGGCCGGACGGTGCAGCGTCGTGGTGCCGTCGGGCGACGACACGATCGAGCTTCAGGTCGCCCGCCGGCACACCCGTGCGCTGCGCGACCTGATCCACGAACGGGCGCTGTGA
- a CDS encoding glycosyltransferase family 4 protein, translated as MRIAILATGWAGFNDAACRLLAARGVELLVVHEGNVQDTAYASHGVASYATEHLWSGEPADGEISRAVAAFRPDAVLMHSWHFTPYREAVKALPAGTLRVLWMDNVWRNVPKQWLGRAAAPVWVRPLFDCVMVPSDRTEFFARRLGFGEADVIRGSLSADTTVFGSDVRDGSEIASHRRFLACLRLVHHKGADVLAEAYRLYRDACTTEPWTLQVAGLGEMASAFEGIEGVEMLGFRQPSEVADLMRSSSALVVPSRIDPYGVVVHEGAVSGLPIISTYLVGAVPSFVQDGQNGWVVRSDDAAALTTAMARTSALDADRLGEMSAVSRSLGSRTSSAGWARNLHEQVEWRLADLRRNR; from the coding sequence ATGCGCATCGCGATCCTCGCCACGGGTTGGGCGGGGTTCAACGACGCCGCGTGCCGGCTGCTGGCGGCGCGCGGCGTCGAGCTGCTCGTGGTGCACGAGGGCAACGTTCAGGACACCGCGTACGCGTCGCACGGTGTGGCGTCGTACGCGACGGAGCACCTCTGGAGCGGAGAGCCCGCCGACGGCGAGATCTCCCGTGCCGTCGCGGCCTTCCGGCCCGATGCGGTGCTGATGCACTCGTGGCACTTCACCCCGTACCGCGAGGCCGTCAAGGCCCTCCCCGCCGGCACGTTGCGCGTCCTGTGGATGGACAACGTCTGGCGCAACGTCCCCAAGCAGTGGCTCGGCCGCGCCGCAGCGCCCGTGTGGGTGCGGCCCCTGTTCGACTGCGTCATGGTGCCGAGCGACCGCACCGAGTTCTTCGCCCGGCGGCTCGGCTTCGGCGAGGCCGACGTCATCCGTGGATCGCTCTCGGCCGACACGACGGTGTTCGGGTCGGACGTCCGCGACGGCTCCGAGATCGCCTCGCACCGGCGGTTCCTCGCGTGCCTGCGGCTCGTGCACCACAAGGGTGCCGACGTCCTGGCCGAGGCCTACCGCCTCTACCGCGACGCCTGCACCACCGAGCCCTGGACCCTGCAGGTCGCCGGCCTCGGCGAGATGGCCTCGGCGTTCGAGGGCATCGAGGGAGTCGAGATGCTGGGCTTCCGACAGCCGTCCGAGGTCGCCGACCTGATGCGCTCCTCGTCGGCGCTCGTCGTGCCGTCCCGCATCGATCCCTACGGCGTCGTGGTGCACGAGGGTGCCGTCAGCGGACTGCCGATCATCTCGACCTACCTGGTCGGCGCCGTGCCGTCGTTCGTGCAGGACGGCCAGAACGGCTGGGTCGTCCGGAGCGACGACGCCGCGGCGCTGACCACGGCGATGGCCCGCACCAGCGCCCTCGACGCGGACCGACTCGGCGAGATGTCGGCCGTCAGCCGCAGCCTCGGCAGTCGCACGAGCTCGGCCGGGTGGGCGCGCAACCTCCACGAGCAGGTCGAGTGGCGGCTCGCCGACCTGCGCCGGAACCGCTGA
- a CDS encoding LytR/AlgR family response regulator transcription factor, with protein MPAALHALVVDDEQPVLDELVWLLQRDDRIASVRGTHSGTEALRLLEQGGIDVVFLDVAMPGLSGLDIARLLGRFRDAPRIVFVTAHEAHAVEAFEMNAVDYLLKPIREERLRESVRRASSDGDRAPAVTDDQIAV; from the coding sequence ATGCCCGCCGCGCTGCACGCCCTCGTCGTCGACGACGAGCAGCCCGTGCTCGACGAGCTGGTCTGGCTGCTGCAGCGCGACGACCGCATCGCGTCCGTGCGGGGCACGCACAGCGGCACCGAGGCGTTGCGGCTGCTCGAGCAGGGCGGCATCGACGTGGTGTTCCTCGACGTCGCGATGCCCGGGCTCAGCGGCCTCGACATCGCCCGGCTGCTCGGTCGGTTCCGCGACGCGCCGCGCATCGTCTTCGTCACGGCGCACGAGGCGCATGCCGTCGAGGCCTTCGAGATGAACGCCGTCGACTACCTGCTCAAGCCCATCCGCGAGGAGCGGCTGCGCGAGAGCGTCCGCCGGGCTTCCTCTGACGGCGACCGGGCACCCGCCGTGACCGACGACCAGATCGCGGTGTAG
- a CDS encoding class I SAM-dependent methyltransferase, which yields MNPRLHALLRPPVLAVNTPLARRRTTRTLADAARPLKLELGGLQPRSGWVVTNVNAVTRHYMDATKDWPLEDGAVSYVYSDNVVEHITLDGARHLLAEAFRCMRPGGKIRFVTPDLRAHVDKYIAGVVPKGDPSAKVYEEIGLTVEHPIDWVRIPIASFGHHTGYLWDFETMAAELERAGFSDVTRYDHGVSDDPELAGIDLRADEGGVQLAVEATR from the coding sequence GTGAACCCTCGCCTGCACGCCCTGCTGCGTCCTCCCGTCCTGGCGGTCAACACACCGCTGGCCCGACGCCGCACGACCCGCACCCTGGCCGATGCGGCGCGCCCGCTCAAGCTCGAGCTCGGTGGACTCCAGCCCCGCTCCGGGTGGGTCGTGACCAACGTCAACGCCGTGACGCGTCACTACATGGACGCCACCAAGGACTGGCCCCTCGAGGACGGCGCGGTGTCGTACGTCTACTCCGACAACGTCGTCGAGCACATCACGCTCGACGGTGCCCGCCACCTGCTCGCCGAGGCGTTCCGGTGCATGCGACCCGGCGGCAAGATCCGGTTCGTGACGCCCGATCTGCGCGCGCACGTCGACAAGTACATCGCGGGCGTCGTCCCCAAGGGCGATCCGAGCGCCAAGGTCTACGAGGAGATCGGCCTGACCGTCGAGCACCCCATCGACTGGGTCCGCATCCCGATCGCGTCGTTCGGCCACCACACGGGCTACCTGTGGGACTTCGAGACGATGGCCGCCGAGCTCGAGCGTGCCGGCTTCTCCGACGTGACCCGCTACGACCACGGCGTCAGCGACGACCCCGAGCTCGCGGGCATCGACCTGCGGGCCGACGAGGGCGGCGTGCAGCTCGCGGTCGAAGCGACCCGCTGA